A section of the Aerosakkonema funiforme FACHB-1375 genome encodes:
- a CDS encoding type VI secretion system accessory protein TagJ, with protein MKTEDWLIQGNLTEAIAQAYRDVSEDSQNASLSFLLFELLVLAEDFDAAEDRLRDVALADTRLSEAAEFYFAILNAERSRYNFLSQLQGAPQALQEPPAYGAKFINALGLLCESRIEEAEALLDEAWKEVPKLSGILDGEEFTQIRDADDVLGPFLEAVIPEGYFWIPFEQIERIEFQERQGYQDTIWLPAYIEMKGGIQGDLWVPSLYSGTGIKDDVLRLGQMTAWEYPSEKIGRAYGQRDIVCDKKLIGIRQISTIVFG; from the coding sequence ATGAAAACCGAAGATTGGCTGATTCAAGGTAATTTAACAGAAGCGATCGCACAAGCTTACCGGGATGTGTCAGAAGACTCTCAAAACGCTTCCCTTAGCTTTCTTCTATTTGAACTGCTTGTGCTGGCGGAAGATTTCGATGCAGCAGAAGATCGACTGCGCGATGTAGCATTAGCAGATACCAGATTATCGGAAGCTGCTGAGTTCTACTTCGCTATTCTCAACGCCGAGCGATCGCGCTACAATTTTTTGAGCCAACTTCAAGGCGCACCCCAAGCTTTGCAAGAACCTCCCGCCTACGGTGCAAAATTTATCAATGCTTTGGGACTGCTGTGCGAATCGAGAATAGAAGAAGCGGAAGCTTTACTCGACGAAGCTTGGAAGGAAGTTCCCAAATTATCGGGAATTTTGGATGGCGAAGAATTTACGCAAATTCGCGATGCCGATGATGTATTAGGGCCTTTTTTAGAAGCGGTGATTCCCGAAGGCTATTTCTGGATTCCCTTTGAGCAGATCGAGCGAATTGAATTCCAAGAAAGACAAGGTTATCAAGATACAATTTGGTTGCCAGCATACATCGAAATGAAAGGAGGAATTCAAGGCGATTTGTGGGTTCCTTCTTTGTATTCGGGAACTGGAATAAAAGATGATGTCTTAAGATTGGGACAAATGACTGCCTGGGAATATCCATCGGAAAAGATCGGTCGAGCCTACGGACAGCGAGATATTGTCTGCGATAAAAAGTTAATAGGTATCCGGCAAATATCAACAATTGTATTTGGCTAA
- a CDS encoding metallophosphoesterase: MKLHILSDLHIEFEQFTPLVTNADVIILAGDIHVGKKGVDWAKHYFPDLPVIYVLGNHEYYGKAFPKHIDDLKRSAEGTNIHILENDSLIINDIKFLGCTLWTDFSLFGDPKIAGYEATRIMTDYRKIRVSPDYRKLRSIDTAIIHNKSLRWLGEELLNNQNNKIVVITHHAPSKRSLAVCDRDDILSAAYASNLDKFVEESSISLWIHGHIHCQHDYLLGSTRVICNPRGYPDERNKNFIPDLEIEF; this comes from the coding sequence ATGAAGTTGCATATCCTCAGCGATTTACATATAGAGTTTGAGCAATTCACCCCTTTGGTAACTAATGCAGACGTTATTATTCTAGCTGGGGATATTCACGTTGGTAAAAAAGGTGTAGATTGGGCTAAACATTACTTTCCAGATCTGCCTGTAATTTATGTTTTAGGTAACCATGAGTACTACGGAAAGGCATTTCCAAAACATATTGACGATCTCAAACGATCGGCAGAAGGCACGAATATCCATATTTTGGAGAATGACAGCTTGATAATTAACGACATTAAATTCTTGGGCTGCACGTTATGGACAGATTTTAGCTTGTTTGGCGATCCTAAAATTGCTGGGTATGAAGCAACCCGAATAATGACTGATTACAGGAAAATTCGAGTCAGTCCCGATTATCGCAAACTACGGTCTATTGATACGGCAATCATCCATAATAAGTCATTACGCTGGTTGGGTGAAGAACTGTTAAACAACCAAAATAACAAAATAGTGGTAATTACCCATCATGCACCAAGTAAACGCTCTTTAGCTGTGTGCGATCGAGATGATATTCTCAGTGCTGCTTATGCCTCAAACCTTGATAAATTTGTTGAAGAATCTAGTATTTCTTTATGGATACACGGGCACATCCACTGTCAACATGATTATTTGCTCGGAAGCACGCGAGTAATTTGTAATCCTAGAGGTTATCCAGACGAACGAAACAAGAATTTTATCCCTGATTTGGAGATAGAGTTCTGA